One genomic segment of Myxococcales bacterium includes these proteins:
- a CDS encoding ABC-F family ATP-binding cassette domain-containing protein yields MTVLQVADLRFGYGADLLFEGITFNLAMGERAALVAPNGAGKSTLLRLVAKELQADSGAVVVAKDVRVGYYRQSHELAAEGDVLSAFLSGYREVTELRAALNEASHAAASGEARDLARLAELQDRYHLTHGDELEREVSVIAARLGFSQRDLERPVASLSGGERGRLHLGVILAQKPDLLLLDEPTNHLDLDTISWLEDYLGRLRAAVLVVSHDRAFLDAISSKTFELGTHGLRTYPCRYSEYVVLRAEDLERERALVSRQQATIAKTEDFIRRNIAGQKTKQAQSRRKMLEKLDRLERPEDVWQVAEKVAFRFAPAARSGDIVLEAKGLAASRGERELFRPFDLLVRRGERIGVVGPNGAGKTTLLKLLTGRGAPTDRGTVKRGTNLEEGVFDQHLGELNRGNTAVEEVRRIRGDFTVEAARQYLARFRFWGDDPLRVVGGFSGGECARLALAKLLLEPRNLLFLDEPTNHLDIPAAEILEESLVSFEGTVLFVSHDRRFLENVATRIVSVRDGDVEIFPGGFRDFVRAHAPPPPPPTAVVQKARREKEKVEAPKDDAQKRAAHEAQKGEARERERRTKRVGELERAIAESEKLLGELRARLKEAPGDDWEKLASMAHEEQVLARKVDSLLNEWARLSTEAP; encoded by the coding sequence ATGACGGTCCTTCAGGTCGCCGATCTTCGCTTTGGCTACGGCGCCGATCTCCTCTTCGAGGGGATAACGTTCAACCTCGCCATGGGGGAGCGCGCAGCGCTCGTCGCACCCAACGGCGCCGGCAAGTCCACGCTGCTTCGGCTCGTCGCCAAGGAGCTCCAAGCCGACAGCGGCGCCGTGGTCGTCGCAAAGGATGTTCGCGTCGGTTACTACCGGCAGTCGCACGAGCTCGCGGCGGAGGGCGACGTGCTCTCGGCGTTCCTCTCCGGCTACCGCGAGGTGACCGAGCTCCGTGCCGCCTTGAACGAGGCGTCGCACGCGGCCGCGAGCGGCGAGGCCCGCGATCTCGCCCGGCTCGCCGAGCTCCAGGACCGCTACCACCTGACGCACGGCGACGAGCTCGAGCGCGAGGTGTCGGTCATCGCCGCGCGGCTCGGCTTCTCCCAACGCGATCTCGAGCGGCCCGTCGCGTCGCTCTCCGGCGGCGAGCGCGGGCGATTGCACCTGGGCGTCATCCTGGCGCAGAAGCCTGATCTGCTCTTGCTCGACGAACCGACGAACCACCTCGATCTCGACACCATCTCGTGGCTGGAGGACTACCTGGGTCGCCTTCGCGCGGCCGTGCTGGTGGTGTCCCACGATCGCGCCTTCCTCGACGCCATCTCGAGCAAGACCTTCGAGCTGGGGACCCATGGCCTCCGCACGTACCCGTGCCGCTACAGCGAATACGTCGTCCTGCGTGCCGAAGACCTCGAACGTGAGCGGGCCCTCGTGTCGCGTCAGCAAGCGACGATCGCCAAGACGGAAGATTTCATTCGTCGGAACATCGCCGGGCAAAAGACGAAGCAGGCCCAGAGTCGCCGCAAGATGCTCGAGAAGCTCGACCGGCTCGAACGACCCGAAGACGTCTGGCAGGTCGCCGAGAAGGTGGCCTTTCGCTTCGCGCCGGCGGCGCGCTCTGGTGACATTGTCCTCGAAGCCAAGGGGCTCGCTGCGTCGCGCGGCGAACGCGAGCTCTTTCGCCCCTTCGATCTGCTCGTGCGTCGCGGCGAGCGCATTGGCGTCGTCGGCCCCAACGGCGCCGGCAAGACAACGCTCCTCAAGCTGCTCACGGGTCGCGGCGCGCCAACCGATCGCGGCACCGTGAAGCGAGGCACGAATCTCGAAGAGGGCGTGTTCGATCAGCACCTCGGCGAGCTCAATCGCGGAAACACCGCCGTCGAAGAGGTGCGACGCATTCGCGGCGACTTCACGGTGGAGGCGGCGCGCCAATACCTCGCGCGCTTTCGCTTCTGGGGCGACGATCCGCTGCGCGTCGTCGGCGGCTTCTCCGGCGGCGAGTGCGCGCGCCTCGCCCTCGCCAAGTTGCTGCTGGAGCCGCGCAATCTCTTGTTCCTCGACGAACCGACCAACCATCTCGACATCCCGGCGGCGGAAATCCTGGAAGAGTCGCTCGTCAGCTTCGAGGGGACGGTCCTCTTCGTTTCGCACGACCGACGCTTTCTCGAGAACGTGGCGACGCGCATCGTGAGCGTCCGCGATGGAGACGTGGAGATCTTCCCCGGCGGCTTCCGGGACTTCGTGCGCGCGCACGCGCCGCCGCCGCCGCCGCCGACGGCGGTGGTTCAAAAGGCGCGCCGCGAGAAGGAAAAGGTCGAGGCGCCCAAAGACGACGCCCAAAAACGCGCCGCCCACGAGGCCCAGAAGGGCGAAGCGCGGGAGCGGGAGCGCCGAACGAAGCGCGTGGGGGAGCTCGAACGCGCCATCGCCGAGAGCGAGAAGCTTTTGGGCGAGCTTCGTGCGAGGCTCAAGGAGGCCCCCGGTGACGATTGGGAGAAGCTCGCCAGCATGGCTCACGAAGAACAGGTTCTGGCTCGCAAGGTCGACTCGCTCCTGAATGAGTGGGCGCGCTTGTCCACGGAGGCTCCGTGA
- a CDS encoding FliI/YscN family ATPase has translation MDREALSALLRSTPSVAVTGRVQAVTGLAVRFTLPGARIGDVVLIKRRGEPLSCQVVGFSGGEAVAMPLGDLAGVGPDDEVVATGGPLSVVVGGALLGRVVDGLGRPIDGGPPISGRSVSVERAPPAALERPPIAASLATGVRVLDALTTFGEGQRIGLFAGSGVGKSTLLGAIARGAEADVVVVGLIGERGREVVDFLETALGQDGLRRSVVVVATSDAPALERLRAAEVATAIAESFRDEGKRVLLLVDSITRYARAQREIGLAAGEPPTRRGYPPSVFAMLPRLLERSGRAARGSITAIYTVLVEGGDLDEPIADEVRGILDGHVVLDRALAGRGRYPAVDALQSLSRVMDTVVSPEHRDAARKLRTLLGAYETKRDLITLGAYAKGSDRLVDDALSRMPRIEAFLAQDPRQTAALATTVDALTRLVG, from the coding sequence ATGGATCGCGAGGCGCTCTCCGCGTTGCTTCGCTCGACGCCGAGCGTCGCCGTCACCGGCCGCGTCCAAGCGGTCACGGGCCTCGCGGTGCGGTTCACGCTGCCCGGTGCTCGTATCGGCGACGTGGTGCTCATCAAGCGCCGCGGCGAGCCACTCTCGTGTCAGGTCGTCGGCTTCTCCGGCGGCGAAGCCGTGGCGATGCCGCTCGGCGATCTCGCCGGCGTCGGCCCCGACGACGAAGTGGTGGCCACGGGAGGCCCGCTCTCGGTCGTCGTCGGCGGCGCCCTTTTGGGCCGCGTCGTCGACGGCCTCGGCCGCCCCATTGACGGCGGTCCGCCCATCAGCGGCCGTTCCGTCAGCGTCGAGCGCGCACCGCCGGCGGCCCTTGAGCGTCCTCCCATCGCGGCGTCGCTCGCCACCGGGGTTCGCGTCCTCGATGCGCTTACCACCTTCGGCGAAGGCCAACGCATCGGCCTCTTCGCCGGCTCCGGCGTGGGCAAGAGCACGCTCCTCGGCGCCATCGCGCGCGGCGCCGAAGCCGATGTCGTGGTCGTCGGTCTCATCGGCGAGCGCGGCCGCGAGGTCGTCGATTTCCTCGAAACGGCGCTCGGCCAAGACGGCCTTCGTCGGAGCGTCGTGGTGGTCGCCACCAGCGACGCGCCGGCGCTCGAGCGACTACGCGCCGCCGAGGTGGCGACGGCCATCGCTGAGTCGTTCCGCGACGAAGGCAAGCGGGTCCTCTTGCTCGTCGACTCGATCACGCGCTACGCGCGCGCGCAGCGCGAGATCGGCCTCGCCGCCGGTGAGCCGCCGACGCGGCGCGGCTATCCGCCGAGCGTCTTCGCGATGCTGCCGCGCCTCCTCGAGCGCTCCGGTCGCGCCGCCAGGGGCTCCATCACAGCCATCTACACCGTGCTCGTCGAAGGCGGCGATCTCGACGAGCCCATCGCCGACGAAGTGCGCGGCATTCTCGACGGCCACGTCGTGCTCGATCGAGCCCTCGCGGGTCGCGGTCGCTACCCTGCCGTCGACGCGCTTCAGTCGCTCTCCCGCGTGATGGATACGGTCGTGTCGCCAGAGCATCGTGACGCCGCACGCAAGCTCCGGACGCTTCTCGGAGCCTACGAGACCAAGCGCGACCTCATCACCCTCGGCGCGTACGCCAAGGGAAGCGACCGACTCGTCGACGACGCGCTGTCACGGATGCCCCGAATCGAAGCGTTTCTCGCGCAAGACCCCCGCCAGACGGCGGCGCTGGCGACGACCGTCGACGCCCTCACGCGGCTCGTCGGCTAG
- the dnaJ gene encoding molecular chaperone DnaJ gives MSDKPNSYEVLGVTQSASADEVRRAYKKEALKHHPDRNPGNAAAEAQFKLVNEAYQVLSDPEKKEIFDRFGHEGLEGRGGFSNAGDVFSHMQDLFSEMFSGGGFGGFGGVRRGADIRVQQRLTLSEAAFGCKREVTVQTPARCDECSGSGAAAGSKPEQCSQCRGTGQISNARGFVMFTAPCPRCQGRGQTIRNACKPCGGEGVVAKPHTVVVGFPAGIDSGQRLRVQGQGIAAQGGGPPGDLYVEVEVEDDPRFERDGVDVISRVQVSFCDAAMGAKLRVPALRAEDGDGGQHEIALPAGTQPGSVFTLKGQGIPRLDGRGRGAFMVAIQVEVPQKLSAKAKELLAELQAELEGTPRKKASAGG, from the coding sequence ATGTCGGACAAGCCGAACTCCTACGAGGTCCTCGGTGTCACGCAATCGGCCTCGGCCGACGAGGTGCGGCGCGCCTACAAGAAGGAGGCGCTCAAGCATCACCCGGACCGAAACCCCGGCAACGCCGCCGCGGAGGCCCAGTTCAAGCTCGTCAACGAGGCCTACCAGGTCCTCTCGGACCCCGAGAAGAAGGAGATCTTCGATCGCTTCGGCCACGAAGGTCTCGAGGGCCGCGGCGGCTTCAGTAACGCCGGTGACGTGTTCTCGCACATGCAGGACCTCTTCTCCGAGATGTTCTCGGGGGGCGGCTTCGGGGGCTTCGGTGGCGTCCGCCGCGGCGCCGACATCCGCGTGCAGCAGCGGCTCACGCTCAGTGAGGCCGCCTTCGGCTGCAAGCGCGAGGTCACGGTCCAAACTCCAGCCCGCTGCGACGAGTGCAGCGGCTCCGGCGCCGCCGCCGGCTCAAAGCCCGAACAATGCAGTCAATGCCGCGGCACCGGGCAAATCTCCAACGCCCGCGGCTTCGTCATGTTCACGGCGCCGTGCCCGCGATGCCAAGGCCGCGGCCAAACGATTCGCAACGCGTGCAAGCCATGCGGCGGCGAGGGCGTCGTGGCCAAGCCGCACACGGTGGTGGTCGGCTTCCCCGCCGGCATCGACAGCGGCCAACGGCTCCGCGTGCAAGGGCAAGGCATCGCAGCGCAAGGCGGCGGGCCACCGGGCGATCTCTACGTCGAGGTAGAGGTCGAAGACGATCCGCGCTTCGAGCGCGACGGCGTCGACGTCATCAGCCGCGTTCAAGTGAGCTTCTGCGACGCCGCCATGGGCGCCAAGCTGCGGGTCCCGGCGCTGCGCGCCGAAGACGGTGACGGCGGCCAACATGAGATCGCGCTGCCGGCAGGGACGCAGCCGGGGTCGGTCTTCACGCTCAAAGGGCAGGGGATTCCCCGCCTCGACGGGCGAGGCCGCGGAGCCTTCATGGTGGCCATTCAGGTCGAGGTGCCGCAGAAGCTCTCCGCCAAGGCCAAGGAGCTCCTCGCCGAGCTGCAAGCGGAGCTCGAAGGCACCCCACGAAAGAAGGCCTCGGCCGGCGGCTGA